The region ATGTTTACTGAATTGGTCACTACTTTATATGAAACACTGGATGGATTTGGGCAAACGTTAGCTTTAGATGGAAAAATCATCCCTTCTTATGCTACAAAACCAAATAAAAAAGTAGAACATGATGGCAGAAGAGATACTGAAGCAGATTTCACACTAAAACAATATACCACTACGACAGCCAATGGCGAGAAGATAACAAAGAAGAAAACATGGTTTGGTTATCGACTTCATTTAATCGTTGATGCAAATTATGAATTGCCTGTAGCCTACGAAGTGACTAAAGCATCTGAAGGCGAACCGACGGTCGCAAAAAGACTGATCAAACATTTTTCTACCTCACAAGCAAAACAGTGTGACTATCTTCTAGCTGACAGAGGATATGATGGAGCTCCATTATTAAGTCTCATTGAATCTAAAGAAATAATTCCCATTATTGATATTAAAAACCAGTGGGATAAAGATACGCTAACCAAACAATATCGAGATTCAGATTTGATTTATACGTATAATGGAGCCGTTTCCTATGTCGATGGAAAAGGAAATGAGATAAAGCTAGCGTATAAGGGATATGATAAGAAAACAGATTCTTTACGTTATGGATTTAAACCTCAATATCAGGATAACCGGCTTTTCAGAATAAAACGTGAAGAAGACAGACGTATATTTAACAAAGTCGCTAGGGATAGTTTTAAGTTCAAACGAATCTACAAAAAGCGAACCTCTATTGAGCGAGTAAATGGACGAATCGATCGAGATTACCTATTTGAGAATCATACGATACGAGGAAAAAAGAAACTGAATCTTTTTGTGACAATGACTTTTCTCATTATGTTAGCCTTTGCGAAAGATAAGATCAGTAAAAACCATCTAGCTCATCTAACTGCTTGGGTAGCTTAATTTTTTAAAAAATTAGAAGGGATAGTTTATTTGGCGTGCGCAAAAATAAAAGCGGAGTTAAAAAACAGACGCTTTTTTTACACAAACCATGGAATGAACTGACTACTTTTCGCTATTTTACAAATAATGAAGCCTACGGCTTATTTCTATGCTAGTTATTTTCACAAAAAATGGTACAACGTAATTTATTCTCTTATTAAAAAGCTTTACTTAAGGAATAAGCTCTATTATAATAAAGCTGTTGTTAATTTTTTAACAATAGAGAGAATAATTTACTCGGTTCCTTAGCTCAGTTGGGAGAGCACTACCTCGACAAGGTAGGGGTCGCTGGTTCGAGCCCAGTAGGGACCATACAGTAATTTTATATGAAGCCTTAGAACAGTTGGTACGAGTGCATTCTCGCAACTTTCTAGGCTTCTTTTTTGTTTCCCTTGCATATAAGCCTTGCATACGAATGAACGTTCTCATGATTAAAAGCCCATAAAACTAGCGAACTTAGCAGCCGTTTCTTCTTTTCTTTCTTTAGTTACGTGTGTATAGATGTTCATTGTAACTTCATAACTACTGTGGCCAAGTCGTTCTTGAACTTCTTTGATACTTGCACCAGCTTCAAAAAGCAATGAACAGTGCGAGTGGCGTAATTGGTGAACGGTGATGCGTTTAAGATTATGTTTCTTAACGATACGATCCATTACAGTGGTTAAGTGTGCATGCTGAATATAGTTATTTTCTAAGTTGGTAAATATATTCTGACCAGGTTTGTTTGTGTTCATACCTAGCTTTAAATAGTCTAAACGTTGCGCTGTACGCCATTGTTTTAGTATCTCAAGGGTTTTATCATCTAACGAGATTGTACGCTCTCCGGACGTTGTTTTAGTGGTTTGAATAATAAGCTTATTACCTTCTCCTCTAGCAAGCGTCTTGTTTATAGAGATTGTTTTATTTTCAAAATTAATATCTTTCCATTGTAAGCCTAGTGCCTCACCTTTACGCATACCACTAAAGGACAGCAGGCGAAGCAGAACAAACCATTTAGGGTTTTCTTCTTGTTTAGCACACTCCAAGAAATGCTCTAGTTCCTCACGACTATAAAAAGCGTAATCCTCTTTAGATGTTTTCTTTAAATTGGGAATATCCACACCACTCATAGGGTTCTTCTTAATAATATCCATTGCATAAATAGCATAATCGAAGATACGCTTACAGTAACCAGCCATAGATTTAGTTTTGGTTGTCTTTTTACTCCATTTATTAACCGCTTCTTGACAGTGCGCAAATGTAATGGCGGTTATACGCAGTTTTCCAAAGTCTTTTAAAATGTGGTTCTTAAATAGTTCTTTTGTTTTAACTGCCGTACTTTCTTTTACCTTATTTACATAACGAGATTCAAACCATAATTCATAAACTTCTTCGAACGTTTCGTAGGTGGGTTTTTGGTAGCCGTCTTCTTGATACTCTGATTTAAGCCGCATAGCTTCTTTTCTTGCATCACTTTTAGTAGCAAAGCCTTGTCTTGCTGCACGAACTACTTTCCCAGTTTCGTCTGTACCTAGATATGTTTGAAATTTGTAGTAGGTTTTACCGTTTTTCTTCGTATAAGATTTAATTTGTAACATTTTAATTACTCCCTTTTTACTACCGCAGGGCATTGGGTATGTATAAGGGTTAGGCGTTTAATGAATTTATTGTAGAATTATTTATTTTTATTATAAAACTCATTATATTCTTCATGAGCTTCTTTTGGAGTTAAGCCAAAATGTTTTCTATACCAAAATATTACTTCTTTCAAATGTCTACTAACCTCATCTAACTTCTTATGCTTTTCATCTAAAGATAATTTTTCAAATTTTTCTAAATCACTCAATATTTCATTTCTCTTAGAAGCCACTGCATATATTTCTTTTCCGAAACGCAAAATATATTCTTCTTTTGTATCTAGCTGTTCCTCTTTAAACGCCTTGTAAGCTTTAATGACTTCTTCTTCATTAGGAAATTCGTCTTCTTTCCATCTATTTGTTATTATCAGTGGATTTCTCGCTAACCATATAGTATTGTAATCATCTTTAATTTCATTGGCACTCTCTAATACGTCAACTATATAACTAGCTAATGAATCGTCTTTACCACTAAAAAGATAAGCTTCTGATACACCGAGAGATTTAGAGAGTTTTGTGATTGTGTCAGCACTAGGACTCTTTCTGTTATTCTCTAAATCACCTAAATATGACCTTGATAAACCAATTTTGGAAGCAAAATCTTTTTGTGTCATTTTTCTTTCTTTTCGTATGTTTTTGATGTTCTCGCCTATGTTTGCCACGAAAAAACACCTCCTTATTATTGATTAAACCACAAAATGACGCCGATAGCAATAAATTTCATGCGAATGGTTGACGCCGATAGAATGATATGATAAACTATGTTTAGGTTGAATGACGCCGAAAGAAAGAGGTGAGAGGATGAATGTTGGAAAATTTCAAAAAGAATTACAAAATACCATGCTTATAGGTAGAAAAAATAAAAAATGGACACAAGTAGAAGCAGCCGAACAACTTGGTATCTCTAGATCCTATTATTCAGAAATTGAAACCGGAATTAGTTTACCGAGTTTATCATTAGTTATAAAAATTAACAGTGTGTTTCCATTTTTTTTACTAATTAATGACGCCGATAGAGTGTTTATTTGAAAGGAGTGAACTAAATGGCACAACTATCTTTTGAAGTTTCTTCTGAACTGGAGAAGCAAATTGAAGGCATGGTATTCAACACAGCAAAGAACGTGCTTGCTGAATTAGAGAAAAGAGAACCTATGGGAAAACCATATATGAATCTTAAGGAATGCTGCCAGTATGTGGGTTGTTCAAATGTAACTTTGAATGATTGGATAAGAGAACGAAAATTACAAGTTATCAAAATAGGTGGCAAGAAATATATCGCTAAAATAACAATCGATCAATTCATGATGAATCATCAGAAATAAAAAAACACACTACCGCAGGGCATAGGGAAGTGCAAGGGAATGTGCAAGGATTTAATACATTCAACGTTACAAAATCACAAAAGTCAACCGTTTATAGGGTTAAAGCAGTCAAGTATTTGGAGTTAATAAGGTTCATAACAGTGAAAAATAGGAGGAAATAAAAGATGAATATTCATGAAAAAGTAGATATGCAATACAAATTTGTAGAAGCTTTCAATAGTAGAAACGATGAAAATGATGGTGCAATAAAAGATTTAGAAACATTAGTTGGTTATTACAAAGAAGGGCATGAGGTATTAAGTAGTATGGACATCGTCAATGAAATGTTTTCTGTTATCCAAGATATGTATTCAATAGAAATTGAGAAAGATACCTTGAGTAAGGTAATTAGAATTATCGGAGAGGAGGTTTAATGATATGAAACCAGAAGAAAAAAAGGCAATGGATAGTTTAAAAAAAGAATTAAATGACTACCCAGAAATGATGATGGTTACCATTTCAAGAAAAGATTTAGAAACAGTTATCAATTATTTAAAAAAGAGCACAAAAAAAGCCTTGAAATGAGCGACGAGCTCCACAAGGCAAATAGGTATAACTAGTAACTAGACACTACTATTATACCCCAAAAGAGTAAGAAATACTATAAGAATGGGGCTTTAACAATGGGAAAAGAACAATTAGGTGAGTTAATAAATAAATCTGAGAACATCTCTACAAAAAATGAATACTCAAAAGCTGTTTTGATGTCAATCCATAGTATCTTTGATGGAATTATAGACTGCACTAATGAAAAAGAAGATAAAAAAGATTGGACCTTTTATGAAGTTGAACGAGTAGCAGAAAGAACTGAAATCCTTTTAAACTTACTTTCTGACTTATTAAAAGATTCCAGTAGTTTTAATGATGAATTAGCAATTCAATTAATGCTGCTGAAAGATGAAGAAATGTAGGTGAGTTAAATGGTTGCATACGAATCTTTGCTAACAGACGCATTGAAACTCACTAAAACGTTTGACGTATATCCATTAGCGCCATTCACAAATATTCCTTTTCGTGGATCCAACGGAGATTTAAACGCCACTAAAGACCACCAGTTAATAGTTGAATGGTTTGAGAAAGAACCTTTGAGTAGTTTAGGATTGCGATTGAAAAATACAAATGTATTAGTGTTGGATGTTGACGACCATCTAAACGATGGAGCAGGTATAAAAGAACTGGCTGCATTATCTAATGGCAATAGTTTAGAGGGCGCTACAATCGTTAAAACTCCGAACGGTCAAGGTTTTCACGCTTACTATCATTTTCCGTCTAACCTAACTATTGAAGATGTAAATTTAACAAATAATATCGAAATTTTAAGAACGAAAGTTACCGCACCAGGCTCAAGAAAGAGATTGAAAGATGGTTCGATTGGTGAATATGTTTTAGCTGCTGAATCTTCTTTAAATGACTTAAAAATGATGCCTAAATGGCTTCTTGATTTGATTATGAGTAAGCAGCAAGGGGAACAACCAAATACGACGTACCAGTTAGATTACAACAATACAGCAGGGCGGACTAAAAAATATACTGCCACCTTGATCGAGGAGCTGACTCGAGGTGTACAGACATCCGAAAGAAATATTTGGGTGACAAAATACACAGGCAAACTTCTAGCTTTAGGAACGGAGCCAGATATAGCGTATCAATTTATCATGATGGTTAATGAGAGTTTTGTGCGACCTCCTTTACCAGATAGAGAAGTGAATTCCATTTTTCGAAGTGTATTAAAACGTGAAGTTAGGAAGAGAGGGGGAGAAATAAGTGAATGAGTGAGATGCCGGAAGATATCAAAAATTTAGTAAAAGAATATAAAGATAGCAACACAGAACTTTCAAATAAACCTTATCTAACTATGGAAAGTTTGAAATCAGCGCTTGCTGCAAAAGGGGAAGAATGGCGATTAGATCACGAGACTGTAAATGAAAAGACGGGGAAAACGAAAAAATACCCGGTCAGTCCAAGAGCAGTTGCTGATATCCTTCAAAAAGAATGTACATTTTGTCTTATCGGAGAAGATGATCCGGAGAGTTCTCCTCTGGCTGTATACGATATAGATAATGGTATCTATAACAAAGGTGAACGATTTATAAACAGTCTCTCTTTAACTGTAGAAAGAACTCTTAACGAACCTTCATGTAAGACTGTAAGGCATTATTTAACTGTTGAAAGCGTAGAGAAAGAACCTACTAAAGATAAGAACCTTATTATTGTTAATAATGGTATTTATGATAAAAAAAAAGCTTCTCTAGTACCCTTCAGCGATGAATATATTTTTGTAAATAAGATCGCAACAAACTATATAGAAGATGCAGCAGAACCGAAATTTGACGATTGGAACTTTTCAGAATGGATTGATGAATTATCAGACAATGACGAAAAGAAAAAAAACTTACTTTATCAAATTTTTGCAGTAGCAGTGAATAGTAATTATATTTCTGAAGTAGCATTTTTCTTCGTTAGTGAAGAAGGAAGAACGGGAAAATCAACTTTTCAGAATTTATTAAAAAATTTAATTGGTAATAAGAATACAACTAGTTTAAAAATCAAAGAATTTGAAAGTGATTTTAAGCTAGCCAGCGCATATAGCAAAAGCTTGATTATTGGTGATGATAACAATCCTAAAGATTTTAACCAAACAAGTGAAAATTTTAAATCGGTTATCACTGGAGAACTTGTTTTAATTAACCCGAAAATGGTTAAACCATTCTCTACCATATTAACCCCTACGGTTATTCAGTCAATGAATGGCACTCCTAAATTTAATGATGTATCGGATGGTTTGCTTAGAAGATTAAGGATTATTCGTTTTAACCATTCGTATAAGGGGAACCATGGAAATAGAAAAATCAAAGAAGAATATATTTGCGATAAACGCTTATTAGAATACATTTTGTTTGTTGCTTTAAATCTTGATGTTATCGAAGTGGAAAACACTAAAGAAAGTGAAGAAGCTGTAAAAGATATAGCAAAAGATAATGATCCGGTTATTGAATTTTATGAAGATGTTTTTTACCAGTTGGAAAGCACCAGATTACCTACGAAATTTATATTCTCTTTATATCAAGCTTGGTGCGATATCGAAAATAACCCAACTAAAATGAAGCAGCGGACATTTACCAAGAATTTAAGAAGCATAGTTACAAAAGACGGTTGGCTTTACGATGTGAAAAACCTTGCACCAATTCACTTTTTTTCTAAACGAGATGAAGAATTGTTAAAAGAATGGGACATAAACTACAAATATAGGTTTGAAGTAGACACAAAAAAGTATCAACCTTTGATTGAAAAAATAGAGTAACCGACTTACCGACATTAAACCGACATCATAAAAACATAAAGTCGGTATTCAAAACCGTTGAAGCTGTAAGGTTAGTCTCTATTTTACCGACTTACCGACTTTATATTTATATATTATTCGAAAATATAAAAATAAAATAAATAACAAAAAAATATATATAAGCTTTTTAGAGCATTTGATGTCGGTTGTCGGTTTTTTATCAAAATCATCTTAAAAACGTTGGTATAGCAATAAACACAAATACCGACATTAAACCGACTTCTCGACTTTCAATGTCGGTTGAATCCTAAAAAAAGAATAAATGAAAAGGAGCTGAAACATGACATTTTATAATTGGCTGATTAAGTTTAGAACTGTCGACCTAGCTATTGGAGAGTTAGCACAAGATGTATATAACGATGCTAAATTTCCTAAAGGGTCAAACGATTATAACAAGCTACTAAATTACTTGATATCTACTGCTGATAACGATGATTGTGTAGACACTTTTGTAAAAGCGTTTAAATTTTATGAAATTAGTATAAAAGGAGCTTAGATACATGAAGAATAAAAAACTGTCCATTATTCAAGAAGCTGTATTAACACAAATACCTAAAGGGATTGAAAACCCGATATTATCGCAAGATATTGCGAAAAGAATTGGATTGTCAAGACGTGATGTAATGGCCGTAATCAGTGCGTTGATTATAGATCATAACATACCGATTGGAGGTGCTCGAATAAGTGGTAAAAGTGGGTATTTTATTATCACTAACGAAGCCGAGCGCCTCAGAGCAATAGTGCCACTGAAAAATACAATAGTTAACATGCAGCAACGAGTTAATCGTTTAGAGAAAATTAAAATATGAGGATGCCATGATAAAAGGTGGGATTAGATGAGACAACTTTCCAGAAGAGCTAAGTTACTTGAGGATATGCTTCCAAAAGAAAATGCTGAACAAGTCATTATGCTTTTAATAGAACATAGTGATGGTACAGCTACATTTACTGATAAAAAAGGAACAAAAAAAGAATTGAATCAGCTTTTGGGCGAAAGTGATAAAGACATCACATTATTGTTATCGACATTTGAAACAGACGTTAAGCCACTGTATGGATAGGTATTATACACGAAGGAGAAAAGAGGTGAAATATTGGCTAAAGAAATCACTAATAGGCTAAAACGATTAGAAAAAATAGTCAATATAAATAGAGAAGATGTATTTTTAGTTTTTCTTTTCGAAGGTGAATATGACATATTCAATGCGGTAACTATGAAAGACATTGGTTCAATGAGCGAAAAAGCTTTCAGTAATTGGTTAATTGAAGTTGAACAATCTGGAGCAACGGTCATTGTTGACGATATTTTATAAAAACCAATATAAAATCCGACATATAAGGAGGTAAAACACATGAAGCAGCGGTTAAATGAACGTTTGAAATTATTGGAGTATAAAACGTCAAGGAACGATTCCCGTCCTTTGTTCATTGATATTATTGAAGATGGAATAGTAGAAATTTATTCTGAAATAGATGGTAAAAAAGAACGAATGAGTGAAGAAGAATATGCAAGATGGAGTAAACAGTTTTTACAATCAAAAGAAATAGCAAACTTTGAGTTGAACTTAGGCCGAT is a window of Carnobacterium mobile DSM 4848 DNA encoding:
- a CDS encoding tyrosine-type recombinase/integrase; this encodes MLQIKSYTKKNGKTYYKFQTYLGTDETGKVVRAARQGFATKSDARKEAMRLKSEYQEDGYQKPTYETFEEVYELWFESRYVNKVKESTAVKTKELFKNHILKDFGKLRITAITFAHCQEAVNKWSKKTTKTKSMAGYCKRIFDYAIYAMDIIKKNPMSGVDIPNLKKTSKEDYAFYSREELEHFLECAKQEENPKWFVLLRLLSFSGMRKGEALGLQWKDINFENKTISINKTLARGEGNKLIIQTTKTTSGERTISLDDKTLEILKQWRTAQRLDYLKLGMNTNKPGQNIFTNLENNYIQHAHLTTVMDRIVKKHNLKRITVHQLRHSHCSLLFEAGASIKEVQERLGHSSYEVTMNIYTHVTKERKEETAAKFASFMGF
- a CDS encoding bifunctional DNA primase/polymerase, with the translated sequence MVAYESLLTDALKLTKTFDVYPLAPFTNIPFRGSNGDLNATKDHQLIVEWFEKEPLSSLGLRLKNTNVLVLDVDDHLNDGAGIKELAALSNGNSLEGATIVKTPNGQGFHAYYHFPSNLTIEDVNLTNNIEILRTKVTAPGSRKRLKDGSIGEYVLAAESSLNDLKMMPKWLLDLIMSKQQGEQPNTTYQLDYNNTAGRTKKYTATLIEELTRGVQTSERNIWVTKYTGKLLALGTEPDIAYQFIMMVNESFVRPPLPDREVNSIFRSVLKREVRKRGGEISE
- a CDS encoding helix-turn-helix domain-containing protein, which encodes MNVGKFQKELQNTMLIGRKNKKWTQVEAAEQLGISRSYYSEIETGISLPSLSLVIKINSVFPFFLLINDADRVFI
- a CDS encoding helix-turn-helix domain-containing protein encodes the protein MANIGENIKNIRKERKMTQKDFASKIGLSRSYLGDLENNRKSPSADTITKLSKSLGVSEAYLFSGKDDSLASYIVDVLESANEIKDDYNTIWLARNPLIITNRWKEDEFPNEEEVIKAYKAFKEEQLDTKEEYILRFGKEIYAVASKRNEILSDLEKFEKLSLDEKHKKLDEVSRHLKEVIFWYRKHFGLTPKEAHEEYNEFYNKNK
- a CDS encoding YozE family protein; the protein is MTFYNWLIKFRTVDLAIGELAQDVYNDAKFPKGSNDYNKLLNYLISTADNDDCVDTFVKAFKFYEISIKGA
- a CDS encoding transposase; translated protein: MNRITQLSLFENHELGDLEKLNDLLTALPDENLLTALEEERGKGRNDYPVHTMWRAFVASFVFQHRSVASLIRELKRNSQLRELCGFQPHFSRSQKGRYRVQLAPTEAAFSRFLKKLLLHQHLLDEMFTELVTTLYETLDGFGQTLALDGKIIPSYATKPNKKVEHDGRRDTEADFTLKQYTTTTANGEKITKKKTWFGYRLHLIVDANYELPVAYEVTKASEGEPTVAKRLIKHFSTSQAKQCDYLLADRGYDGAPLLSLIESKEIIPIIDIKNQWDKDTLTKQYRDSDLIYTYNGAVSYVDGKGNEIKLAYKGYDKKTDSLRYGFKPQYQDNRLFRIKREEDRRIFNKVARDSFKFKRIYKKRTSIERVNGRIDRDYLFENHTIRGKKKLNLFVTMTFLIMLAFAKDKISKNHLAHLTAWVA
- a CDS encoding helix-turn-helix domain-containing protein; the encoded protein is MAQLSFEVSSELEKQIEGMVFNTAKNVLAELEKREPMGKPYMNLKECCQYVGCSNVTLNDWIRERKLQVIKIGGKKYIAKITIDQFMMNHQK
- a CDS encoding DNA primase family protein, with protein sequence MSEMPEDIKNLVKEYKDSNTELSNKPYLTMESLKSALAAKGEEWRLDHETVNEKTGKTKKYPVSPRAVADILQKECTFCLIGEDDPESSPLAVYDIDNGIYNKGERFINSLSLTVERTLNEPSCKTVRHYLTVESVEKEPTKDKNLIIVNNGIYDKKKASLVPFSDEYIFVNKIATNYIEDAAEPKFDDWNFSEWIDELSDNDEKKKNLLYQIFAVAVNSNYISEVAFFFVSEEGRTGKSTFQNLLKNLIGNKNTTSLKIKEFESDFKLASAYSKSLIIGDDNNPKDFNQTSENFKSVITGELVLINPKMVKPFSTILTPTVIQSMNGTPKFNDVSDGLLRRLRIIRFNHSYKGNHGNRKIKEEYICDKRLLEYILFVALNLDVIEVENTKESEEAVKDIAKDNDPVIEFYEDVFYQLESTRLPTKFIFSLYQAWCDIENNPTKMKQRTFTKNLRSIVTKDGWLYDVKNLAPIHFFSKRDEELLKEWDINYKYRFEVDTKKYQPLIEKIE